A window from Cryobacterium sp. SO1 encodes these proteins:
- a CDS encoding ATP-binding cassette domain-containing protein, protein MATAHNSPILLTDVGLDWPDGSIALTGITAAFGRGRTGLVGANGSGKSTLLRLITGDLQPSTGSVRRSGDVGHLPQTLTLGVAVTAADLLGVRPKLDALRAIEAGDVAERHFDVLGDDWDITTTAGEALRSAGLGEADLERPVGEMSGGEAILVAIAGLRLGAAPITVLDEPTNNLDGAARQRLATLVRSWPGTLIVVSHDIALLELMDDTAELHGGALTVFGGPYSLFLDHLDRQQAAAQQAQRSADQVVKKEKQQRVEAETKLAHRSRFARTEFENKRVPKIVMGLRKSAAQVSAGKLRTESDGKVQDARAVAAEAAAVVRSDDAIHVDLPDPQVPNSRRLAELHGIDRVFLLHGPARVALTGPNGVGKTSLLESLVHPGTARAGLATAIAHTRRIGYLSQRLDGLDDTASALENLAAAAPAVPAGELRNRLARFLLRGDAVARPVRSLSGGERFRVSLARLLLADPPAQLIVLDEPTNNLDRQSVDQVVGALGGYRGGLLVVSHDEAFLARLGITDWLSLDARGRLAERAAGRGGPGGVGGAV, encoded by the coding sequence ATGGCTACGGCCCACAATTCACCTATCCTTCTGACGGATGTCGGCCTTGACTGGCCCGACGGATCCATCGCCCTGACCGGCATCACCGCCGCCTTCGGCCGCGGCCGCACTGGACTGGTCGGCGCCAACGGCTCGGGCAAGTCCACCCTGCTGCGGCTGATCACCGGCGACCTGCAGCCCTCCACGGGCAGCGTCCGGCGCTCTGGGGACGTCGGCCACCTGCCGCAAACCCTCACCCTGGGCGTCGCGGTGACCGCGGCCGACCTGCTCGGGGTGCGCCCGAAACTCGATGCCTTGCGTGCCATCGAGGCGGGCGATGTGGCCGAACGGCATTTCGACGTGCTCGGCGACGACTGGGACATCACCACCACAGCCGGTGAGGCGCTGCGCTCGGCAGGTCTCGGGGAGGCCGACCTGGAGAGACCGGTCGGGGAGATGTCCGGCGGGGAGGCGATCCTGGTCGCCATCGCGGGACTGCGCCTGGGGGCCGCACCGATCACGGTGCTCGACGAGCCCACCAACAACCTCGACGGCGCTGCCCGGCAGCGGCTGGCCACCCTGGTGCGCTCGTGGCCGGGCACTCTGATCGTGGTGAGCCACGACATCGCCCTGCTCGAGCTGATGGACGACACCGCCGAGTTGCACGGCGGCGCCCTCACGGTATTCGGCGGCCCGTACAGTCTGTTCCTCGACCACCTCGACAGGCAGCAGGCCGCCGCGCAGCAGGCGCAGCGTTCGGCCGACCAGGTGGTCAAGAAAGAGAAGCAGCAACGCGTCGAGGCCGAGACCAAGCTTGCCCACCGCAGTCGGTTCGCGCGCACCGAGTTCGAGAACAAACGGGTTCCCAAGATTGTGATGGGGCTGCGCAAGTCCGCCGCGCAGGTGTCAGCGGGCAAACTGCGAACCGAGTCCGACGGCAAGGTACAGGATGCCCGGGCAGTTGCCGCCGAAGCCGCGGCCGTGGTGCGCTCCGACGACGCCATCCACGTTGACCTGCCCGACCCGCAGGTACCCAACAGCAGACGCCTGGCCGAACTGCACGGCATCGACCGCGTTTTTCTGCTGCACGGCCCGGCCCGGGTGGCGCTGACCGGCCCGAACGGCGTGGGCAAGACCAGCCTGCTCGAGTCCCTGGTGCACCCGGGGACCGCCAGGGCCGGGCTGGCCACGGCGATCGCGCACACACGCCGCATCGGCTACCTCAGCCAGCGCCTGGACGGGCTCGACGACACCGCCAGCGCACTGGAGAACCTCGCCGCGGCCGCCCCGGCGGTGCCGGCCGGGGAGCTGCGCAATCGGTTGGCCCGGTTCCTGTTGCGGGGGGATGCCGTGGCCAGGCCGGTGCGGAGCCTCTCTGGTGGGGAACGGTTCCGGGTGTCGCTGGCGCGGCTGCTGCTGGCCGACCCGCCCGCGCAGCTGATTGTGCTGGACGAACCGACGAACAACCTCGACCGCCAGAGTGTCGACCAGGTGGTCGGCGCCCTCGGCGGCTACCGGGGCGGCTTGCTGGTGGTCAGCCACGACGAGGCCTTCCTGGCCAGGCTCGGTATCACCGACTGGCTCAGCCTGGATGCGAGGGGGCGGCTGGCCGAGAGGGCGGCTGGCCGAGGGGGCCCGGGAGGTGTAGGCGGGGCGGTGTAG